A single genomic interval of Fibrobacter sp. UWB13 harbors:
- a CDS encoding histidine triad nucleotide-binding protein yields MSENCLFCKIIKGEIPSKKIYEDDDVFAFYDIAPQAPVHFLVVPKRHIATIMDMKPEDCELVGKMLYRAQLIAKDFGLEEGGARFVFNCKADAGQTVFHIHLHVVGGQEMGWPPFPAK; encoded by the coding sequence ATGAGTGAAAATTGTCTTTTCTGCAAAATCATCAAGGGTGAAATCCCTTCCAAGAAAATCTACGAAGACGACGATGTGTTCGCCTTCTATGACATCGCCCCGCAGGCTCCGGTACACTTTTTGGTCGTGCCGAAGCGCCACATTGCAACCATCATGGACATGAAGCCGGAAGATTGCGAACTCGTGGGTAAGATGCTTTACCGCGCACAGCTCATCGCCAAGGACTTCGGCCTCGAAGAAGGCGGTGCACGCTTTGTGTTCAACTGCAAGGCTGATGCCGGTCAAACCGTATTCCATATCCACCTGCACGTCGTTGGCGGACAAGAAATGGGCTGGCCTCCGTTCCCAGCGAAGTAA
- the recO gene encoding DNA repair protein RecO gives MIKTRAIVLHRFPYSDSSFIVKALTEESGIVSFIVKGGKKKESPFRGALDPLALSEVVFRQNPNTDLQFIKEATLLDWRKNLRNDLLSLAKAQVMTEMILRYAPQGVPLQEEFERLEQAIRELDEVTTEKSRIFAQWLLDTCDMWGYNLDLTTCSRCGRTLEKPAADFFPETGGFVCQACLGVEHPRARLETLNGLWALQTGDKIEHPEFTENALLTYLRHHIGFLKEIHSIKFLNETRKLFGQ, from the coding sequence ATGATCAAAACTCGCGCTATAGTTCTGCACCGCTTTCCGTACAGCGATTCTAGCTTTATCGTCAAGGCACTTACGGAAGAAAGCGGGATTGTCTCGTTTATCGTGAAGGGCGGAAAGAAAAAGGAATCTCCGTTCCGGGGAGCCCTTGATCCGCTCGCGTTAAGCGAAGTCGTTTTTCGCCAAAATCCGAATACCGATTTGCAGTTCATCAAGGAAGCAACGCTTTTGGACTGGCGGAAGAACTTGCGCAACGATTTACTCAGCCTTGCAAAAGCGCAGGTCATGACCGAAATGATTTTGCGTTACGCACCGCAAGGCGTCCCCCTGCAAGAAGAATTTGAGCGATTGGAGCAAGCCATCCGCGAATTGGATGAGGTTACCACCGAAAAGTCGCGCATCTTTGCGCAGTGGCTACTGGACACCTGCGACATGTGGGGCTACAATCTTGACCTCACCACTTGCAGCCGCTGCGGTCGCACTCTCGAAAAGCCAGCCGCAGACTTTTTCCCCGAAACAGGCGGATTCGTATGCCAAGCATGCCTCGGTGTCGAGCACCCGCGTGCACGATTAGAAACGCTCAATGGGCTTTGGGCGCTGCAAACAGGCGACAAAATCGAGCATCCCGAATTCACCGAAAACGCGCTCCTCACCTACCTGCGCCACCACATCGGATTTTTAAAAGAAATCCACTCCATAAAATTCCTGAACGAGACACGAAAGCTGTTTGGTCAGTAG
- the panB gene encoding 3-methyl-2-oxobutanoate hydroxymethyltransferase yields the protein MLTPEDIKAKKSKHEMISMITAYDFAFANIAEAAGIDQILVGDSLANTMLGYKSTREIGMTEMLIFTAAVCRGAPNTHVVADMPYLSDKDPQTAYDNARRLMDVGASSVKIEGTPAGVLEFLHEKGIPVCGHLGLLPQTAENFKQKGRTEEEARAIEEAAKFVEGLCFETVLEHIPEELGKKITDEISIPTIGIGGGKFTDGHVLVMHDALGMHPNKIPPFATKFVDMYSVGVQGVKKYIESVKARA from the coding sequence ATGTTAACACCAGAAGATATCAAAGCAAAAAAATCCAAGCACGAAATGATTTCCATGATCACCGCCTACGACTTCGCTTTCGCAAATATTGCAGAAGCCGCCGGAATTGACCAGATTCTCGTAGGCGATAGCCTTGCAAACACAATGCTCGGTTACAAGAGCACCCGTGAAATCGGCATGACCGAAATGCTCATCTTCACAGCAGCCGTCTGCCGTGGCGCCCCAAACACTCACGTAGTCGCCGACATGCCCTACTTGAGCGACAAAGATCCGCAAACCGCTTACGACAACGCCCGCCGTCTCATGGATGTGGGAGCCTCTAGCGTAAAAATTGAAGGCACACCCGCTGGCGTTCTCGAATTCTTGCACGAAAAAGGAATTCCCGTCTGCGGGCATCTTGGACTTTTACCGCAGACCGCAGAAAACTTCAAGCAGAAAGGCCGCACCGAAGAAGAAGCTCGCGCCATTGAAGAAGCGGCCAAGTTTGTAGAAGGACTTTGCTTCGAAACCGTTCTCGAGCACATTCCCGAAGAACTCGGCAAAAAAATCACCGACGAAATCAGCATTCCCACCATTGGCATCGGTGGAGGCAAGTTCACAGACGGTCATGTTCTCGTGATGCACGATGCTCTCGGCATGCACCCGAACAAAATTCCGCCGTTTGCCACAAAGTTCGTAGACATGTATTCTGTTGGTGTTCAAGGAGTTAAGAAATACATCGAAAGTGTCAAGGCAAGAGCTTAA
- a CDS encoding histone H1 gives MANETTATKKATKKPAAAKKPAAAKKPAAAKKPAAAKKPAAAKKPAAAKKPAAAKKPAAAKKPTAAKKPAAAKKPAAAKKPAAAKKPTAAKKPATATKKPATAAKKAPAKK, from the coding sequence ATGGCTAACGAAACAACCGCTACTAAAAAGGCAACAAAGAAACCCGCTGCTGCTAAGAAGCCGGCCGCTGCCAAGAAACCCGCTGCCGCTAAGAAGCCGGCCGCTGCTAAGAAGCCGGCTGCTGCTAAGAAGCCTGCTGCTGCTAAGAAGCCGGCTGCTGCTAAGAAGCCGGCCGCTGCTAAGAAGCCGACCGCTGCTAAGAAGCCGGCTGCCGCTAAGAAGCCTGCTGCTGCTAAGAAGCCGGCTGCCGCTAAGAAGCCTACTGCTGCTAAGAAGCCCGCTACTGCTACAAAGAAGCCGGCTACTGCAGCAAAGAAAGCTCCGGCAAAGAAGTAA
- a CDS encoding phosphatase yields the protein MENKLQATIDIGSHSCILLIAAFEDVPAAAAVAPETTETPAASSEAPAAPRKILVPKLQKVEVCRLGEDIYEHGKITPERIQELVNIMTKFRMDLHALGADLKAVAMTEAMRKATNPDEVIEAVEKAVWVKPRVITGEEEGKLTYRSVKEWHGEGNVTIDIGGGSTELSNGETTFSIPVGALKMFKAMGPIPGPEYKKFIKETFKDLSFKGMTKKPVYLIGGTGTALAMVFLNSQTFDYKAIEGLEMSLADLEAVTTRITNLSKELRAMLPGLGNGRHEVIICGLFWLRSLLEKLRVETFKISTAGLRFGLLYPPEKEPEPKPKKRPAFLKS from the coding sequence GTGGAAAATAAACTACAGGCAACAATCGACATCGGGAGTCACAGCTGCATTTTGCTAATCGCAGCGTTCGAAGACGTACCCGCCGCAGCAGCGGTTGCACCCGAAACGACTGAAACACCCGCCGCATCAAGCGAAGCGCCTGCAGCTCCACGCAAAATTCTCGTGCCAAAACTCCAGAAGGTCGAAGTCTGCCGCCTTGGCGAAGACATTTACGAACACGGGAAAATCACGCCCGAACGCATCCAGGAACTCGTCAACATCATGACCAAGTTCCGCATGGACTTACACGCTCTCGGCGCAGATCTCAAAGCAGTCGCCATGACCGAAGCCATGCGCAAGGCGACAAATCCGGACGAAGTGATCGAAGCTGTCGAAAAAGCAGTATGGGTCAAGCCACGCGTCATCACCGGCGAAGAAGAAGGCAAGCTCACCTACCGCTCCGTCAAGGAATGGCACGGCGAAGGAAACGTCACGATTGACATCGGTGGCGGATCCACAGAACTCAGCAACGGCGAAACGACTTTCTCGATTCCCGTTGGCGCGCTCAAGATGTTCAAGGCGATGGGCCCGATTCCCGGCCCGGAATACAAGAAGTTTATCAAGGAAACTTTCAAGGATTTATCCTTCAAGGGCATGACGAAAAAGCCCGTCTACCTTATCGGTGGTACAGGCACCGCACTTGCGATGGTCTTCTTAAACAGCCAAACGTTTGACTACAAGGCGATTGAAGGTCTCGAAATGAGCCTCGCCGACCTTGAAGCGGTCACCACGCGCATCACGAACCTTTCGAAAGAACTCCGCGCGATGCTCCCGGGACTTGGAAACGGTCGTCACGAAGTTATCATTTGCGGACTTTTCTGGTTGCGTTCGCTCCTCGAAAAGCTCCGTGTAGAAACGTTCAAGATCAGTACGGCAGGGCTCCGCTTCGGTTTGCTCTACCCGCCTGAAAAAGAACCGGAACCCAAACCAAAGAAGCGCCCGGCATTTTTGAAAAGTTAG